GGATATCCGTAGTCTGCCATCTGGCGGTAGGCATAACTTCTGGCGCAGACCGCCTGCACCTTCAGCGCCTCCAGTTCATACGAAGCCGGCATCTCACTCGGCACCACGCCGCACAGGTACGTCTCCACAGGCAGTTCATTTATGATGACAATCCCCTCAGCGGTAGTGCGCAGTTCGATCACACCGCTGTAGGAGGGAGTGCCGTAACCTCTTTTGATGCTTGACAGCGTGACCTTTCCCTCCTTTGCCTGTATACGTATAGTTCCTTTCTGAAATCTGGCGTCATCCGGCGCTATCGTAAGACTGTCCGGCTTATCCCAGTCTTCCTTTTCCTCTCCGCACGTAAGTGTCATCCCTTTGTCAGACGACACCGTCACAGCCGGATGGACAATATTGCTGTATCCGTTATCCATAATAAGGACGCGTATATTCGGATTATCTATGGCCGTTTTTTCTTCGCTTCGGCCGCCCTTTGATTCCTCTGACTTTTTTTCCTTTCCGGGCGTTCCTGTACCTTTTCTTATGTCTGTTCCCTTTAACGCCGACACGAGCCCGACTATAATAAACAAGGTGACGAGAATCGCCAGCCCGTAATACAGATATTTTTCTTTTCTTCTATGTCTCACATTATGTACCTCTTGTCCACCTGTTTTTTCTATATTTATGACAGCATCCGTAAAATAGACCGGAATGCAGAAAAAAATGAATTCCCCCATATCACAAAAAGACAGCCGTATTATCTACGACTGCCCTTTATCTTTTGTGAGTTCCCCAAAATGCCGGTTCCTGTATTTTGACTCCTAGCCGCAGCCAGGTGGGTGTCCGCATCTGTTTTTCTGTCTTCCCCTGCGTAATCGGGGGCCTGACATATTTCAGAGATATAAGAGTCCCGTTTAAAGTTTTGTAGGTTCAAAATTACAGGAGTTGTCGTGCATCCCAGGTTTTCCTAAAATCATTATACTCTATTATCTCTCGTTTTTCAACAAAAATGTGCCGGCTGTGACAGCTGGCACATTTTTACAATTTTATGAGGATTGATTAAGCCAGTTCTTCTACCAGTTTATTGAGTGCTGCAAGCGCCTCGTCCGGCAGTTTATCATAACCGTCTTTTGCTGTTGAGAACTTCTCTACTGCATTTACACGGTTGAGCATAGCGTTCTTAAGCTGGGCTTTGTAGTCTGCGTCATTCAGGTCAGGAACAAATCCTTCCCACTCCATGATCTCGATATCTTCAAATGGTCCCCACTGTTTAAAGTCTGCTCTTCTCTCTACGATAGCTTCGAGAATTCCAAGCGTATCCTTTGGCTGAACCTTCTTGCCCATGAAATCGCCTGTATTGACGATATAGCAGTCTACGTCTTTTTCTTCCACGAGCTTTTTGAACTTCTCATAGTCGTTAACAAGAGGATAGGTTCTGAACGGGTTAGCGTATGGCACGATACGCAGTGCGTTCAAGTCTGTGCCTGCCGCAACACGCTCTGCCGTGGATGTCTTTGTCGCAAGTGTCGCACCCATCACAGATGCAAGGGCGGAGCCTTTTAATTTTACTACCGGCGGAATGGTAGGATCCTTCATGATCCAGAAAATGGCATTGACAGGTGCGTCTATCTTGTCCACGCGGTTTGGTGACCACAGCTTGGACTTGATGGCGCGTCCGTTACCGTTTCTGATATCCTCTGTCACAAGCTGGATCTTTCCGTCCTCATCTAATGTCGCAGAACAGTTCTGCGCGGATAATAAGTATTTGTTATCTTCGCAGCCTGTAGGATAATCCGCTGTCTTGTCAAAGTATGTCGGCTCTAACGCTACGGAAGCACATGTATCTGTGTTGATGATGAACGCATCGTCGTGCAGCACTGTGATAGGATACTTACCGTTGTGCTTTGCGTGTGTAAGAGTAGATTTACCGGAACCTGAAAGTCCAAATACGGAAGCAACATATTTGGAACCGTCAGAAAGTGTGTATTCCTTCTGTCCGCCATGGCAGGAAGCGTATCCGTTTCTGTTGGCGATCGCCCACGCCATTGTAAGCGTACCTTTCTTGTGTTCTCCGAAGTATCTCATGCCGAGGATACAAGCACAGTTTTCGGCTGTGTCGAAATAGCAGAGAGTGAGAGGATCGCTCAGACAGCTGTAGTCAACGTCAGGACGGTCCTGCGGGAACCACTGAGGATCGGAGAAAATATAGATATCAGGCTCTTTTCCGTCTCCAACTGCTTTGGAATTTTTGTACATCTTTACATATTCATCAGACATATACTGGAAGTTCAGCATCCAGTTGTACATGATGTTCTCTTCTCCCTCTGGAATAAGAAGGTGTGCCTTTACCATGAACTCTGTATCAAGACCTACATATACGGTCGCGTGATACATCGTCTTCCAGCGTGAT
This is a stretch of genomic DNA from [Clostridium] hylemonae DSM 15053. It encodes these proteins:
- a CDS encoding SpoIID/LytB domain-containing protein, whose product is MGEFIFFCIPVYFTDAVINIEKTGGQEVHNVRHRRKEKYLYYGLAILVTLFIIVGLVSALKGTDIRKGTGTPGKEKKSEESKGGRSEEKTAIDNPNIRVLIMDNGYSNIVHPAVTVSSDKGMTLTCGEEKEDWDKPDSLTIAPDDARFQKGTIRIQAKEGKVTLSSIKRGYGTPSYSGVIELRTTAEGIVIINELPVETYLCGVVPSEMPASYELEALKVQAVCARSYAYRQMADYGYPEYEAHVNDSTDYQVYGNSKEQESTSKAVAETAGQVVRYQGEVVTTYYYSTSCGKTTSMEAWGTAPNDSNGYLQSVNVSDGKADYEKGLPWYRWEASVPIQTLSDLVGLNTGTDVGTLSSVEVTKKGPGDVALQIKATGSSGSVTVETENKIRRALGGKGYQITKQDGTVIDSSALLPSAFFTVEKTSDAFVIKGGGYGHGIGMSQNGANEMAKQGKDYKEILTLFFHDVTIE
- a CDS encoding phosphoenolpyruvate carboxykinase (ATP), with amino-acid sequence MATKAYYPISEIGAGKTGFSKTRSIIEAAFYGNNVVPVNTLKEAYNLAKNSPGTIVTDMPVYRGEEFGLDSDARVLLFNDGAVTGRYAGARRIKGEPGVDAAKLDKVTMDAVYESRWKTMYHATVYVGLDTEFMVKAHLLIPEGEENIMYNWMLNFQYMSDEYVKMYKNSKAVGDGKEPDIYIFSDPQWFPQDRPDVDYSCLSDPLTLCYFDTAENCACILGMRYFGEHKKGTLTMAWAIANRNGYASCHGGQKEYTLSDGSKYVASVFGLSGSGKSTLTHAKHNGKYPITVLHDDAFIINTDTCASVALEPTYFDKTADYPTGCEDNKYLLSAQNCSATLDEDGKIQLVTEDIRNGNGRAIKSKLWSPNRVDKIDAPVNAIFWIMKDPTIPPVVKLKGSALASVMGATLATKTSTAERVAAGTDLNALRIVPYANPFRTYPLVNDYEKFKKLVEEKDVDCYIVNTGDFMGKKVQPKDTLGILEAIVERRADFKQWGPFEDIEIMEWEGFVPDLNDADYKAQLKNAMLNRVNAVEKFSTAKDGYDKLPDEALAALNKLVEELA